In Brienomyrus brachyistius isolate T26 unplaced genomic scaffold, BBRACH_0.4 scaffold32, whole genome shotgun sequence, the sequence AtgtgaggatcggacagggtacacacaagacacgggtaaacatACATGACACAATCAGAAACGCAACTGTAACCATAACAAGAACAACAATACAGCGGCTATTTACAATACGTAGACACAGGGCAATATACAGCAGCGCTTGCGAGGCACAGCTATAACTACTTGGAAGGTTATTTTTTCAATCTGGGAATGCTACAAAGTATTCCTCATATTAATTTAtggtaattgtttttttttttttgctttatgccATTTCAGCTTACAGAAGGTTTCATGGAAACCTGTATATCTTCAGCATGGCTTCTTAAACTTTTATTTCGTGCCTAGCCTCAACACTGACTCATTCCTCATGTCATTACGCAGGTTTACTGCGTGAAGAGGGAAGCCACATGAGATGATATCTGACAAGAGCACCAATTTTAAGGGAACTAGTACCGAGCTGAGGGAGACCTTTAACGTTTTAGCACGCTCTATAAGGGACCAACTGGCAGCCCAGCAGATCACTGTCTGCTTTAACCCACCTAGCGCTCCTCATTTTGGAGGATCCTGGGAATGGGAAATCCGCTCAGTGAAGACAGCCTTACGCACTATCCTTGGAGTTATGTGTCCTTGGATATAGCCAATTCTGGCCCTATCATTCCCAATTCCCTCTTGATGGGTACTTCTTATGCTATAACTGTTTAGTTACCAAATCCCAGTTTGTATGTGATATTTGGGTACTGGGTATTAAGGTATGTGTGAGTCCAACCAAAATGGACAAATGGTTACTGAAAAGGAAAACTGGAGAATGATGTATAAATAAAAGGACAAGAGCTTGTCATAATATGTAATAACTGTTGTTTTGCAGGTTCACACATTTCCTGTATTGTGTTTATTAGtgatagatgttttttttttctccacccaCAGTGTCTGAGTACAGAGGCAGACGATTCTACAAAGTGGCTACATTGTGTCTAGGAATGCTGTGTTTTCTCCTGCTGATAATAATCATAACACTGTGTGTCTACTGTGAGTTtcttaattacattttagtaaAAGCTTTTGTCAGCTGACAAGATTATAGTATGTAGTATCCTTACACTACTGTATGCTTTGGTAATCCTTTTTCCAGATAACGGAATCAATGCGGAGATAAAGAGAAATGAAAACcgatggatgcaggcctgttCACATATTATGTCCAATTATACTGAGATAGATCAGCTAAAAATGAGATCTATAATCTGTGCAGCAGAGAAACTCCAGTTACAAACCAGTTACAATGCCTGTGTGACACAAAAAGACCAGCTGCAAACAAGTTGCAACTCCTGCACTGCAAAGACAGAGCAGCTGCAAGCCAACTACATCACCTGCACTGCACAGAAAAACCAGCTGCAAACAAGCTACAGTGCCTGCACTACACAGAAAGACCATCTGCAAACAAATTCCAGTATCTGCACTGCACAGAAAGACCACCTGCAAACAAATTACAACACTTGCAATACACAGAAAGACCAACTGCAAACAAGTTACAACACTTGCAATGCAAAGAAAGACCAGCTGCAAACAAGTTacagcacctgcgctgcactaaATGACTATATGCAATCAAGCTACAACAACTGCACTGCACAGAAAGACCAGTTCCAAACATATTCCAGCACCTGCAATGTACAGAAAGACCAGTTGCAAACAAGATACAGCATGTGCACTGCACAAAAAGACCAGCTACAAACAGATTCAAGCACCTGCACTGTACAGAAAAACGAGCTGCAAACAAGCTACAGCACCTGCACTACACAGAAAGACCAGCTGCAAACAAGTTATAGCACCTGCACTGCAGAGAAAGACCACCTGCAAGTAAATTATAGCACCAGCACTGCACAGAAAGACCAGCTGCAAGCAAATTATAGCACTTGCACTGTGCAGAAAGACCAGCTTAAAACAAATTACAGCACCTGCATCGCAAATAATGAACTTTTAGAGAATGAGAAAACACAACAATGTTCTGGTAAGTAAAACTTTAATATGACAATTTTCATATACAGTatagtaaaataaatatataggaACAAAGTAAAAGatatatgaaaaataaaaagagataataagCAGATAATATAAACCCCGAAGGTTTTAGCTAATTCTATTATTAGCTTTTCAAATCTTTTTCAACAGTCATTCATTAATTAACATTCACATTAACACGATTTTTCTATCAAGATGACACAGCTAGAGTAACTCTGTACGAATCTGAGTTTCATGAATGGTTGTTTTTTTTGAATACCAAAAGATCACCCACATCTGTTGTGCCATTTTCTGATTCCTGTAGTTACATAAACAAGAccttcatttttttcttcagaAAAACTATGTCCTGAGGGATGGACAAGGTTTGGGACACGGTTGTACTACTTCTCCACTGAGAAAAAGACTTGGCATGAGGGCCAGCAGGATTGTAAAAATAGAGGAGCGGATCTGATTATCATCAACAGTCAACAGGAACAGGTGAGACTTGAAAGTAGAATAATCCGTCTGCATCATGGAGGCTGTACAATTTCACTACTTTACTTAGCAGTAAAAAAAGAAACGACAGTCAATTACATGGAATATCCCCAAATTCATCTTCCCAAGAAattaaatggattttttttctaattctTGAATCTTTGGTTAACATTTAAAATCTGTGATTGCGGTATTTGACTATTGAATGGTAAATGGTAAAtacactgcatttatatagcgctttctactcctacaagtacttaaagcgctttacatttttatgcctcacattcacacattcacacaccggtggcggaggctgccatgcaaggcgccaacctgctcaccgggagcaatttggggttcactgtcctgctcaaggacactttaatggggtcaggaggaaccaaggctcaaaccttcaaCCCTCCAGTTACGATAGCACTacttcctgcgccaccatcttccccacgaCCATCTTCCCCacatattatataaataaagggTGTAAAGATGGATTTGTATTTTATTGCAGTGAAAATTAGACTCAAATGATTTGTATCTTCACCAAACTATATTACAGAATACCCAAATGATTAACTAATGACAAATGTAAAAATTCTGGATATGAATTAAGTCCACTCATTTGAGAattcaaaatgcatgcatttatgTCTAACGCTACAACTAACAGATAATCCacttaacataaaacataataacacaaaataaccgaataaaacagaataaaaatgagcATGCTGGAATATGGGAAGGCAGTACtttactttaaatgggtacccttaaaggaaatactgttctgcacagTAAGCCCT encodes:
- the LOC125721152 gene encoding low affinity immunoglobulin epsilon Fc receptor-like translates to MEMRFVRLDEGNSRAEKTETDAHMNRPGPQFSVSEYRGRRFYKVATLCLGMLCFLLLIIIITLCVYYNGINAEIKRNENRWMQACSHIMSNYTEIDQLKMRSIICAAEKLQLQTSYNACVTQKDQLQTSCNSCTAKTEQLQANYITCTAQKNQLQTSYSACTTQKDHLQTNSSICTAQKDHLQTNYNTCNTQKDQLQTSYNTCNAKKDQLQTSYSTCAALNDYMQSSYNNCTAQKDQFQTYSSTCNVQKDQLQTRYSMCTAQKDQLQTDSSTCTVQKNELQTSYSTCTTQKDQLQTSYSTCTAEKDHLQVNYSTSTAQKDQLQANYSTCTVQKDQLKTNYSTCIANNELLENEKTQQCSEKLCPEGWTRFGTRLYYFSTEKKTWHEGQQDCKNRGADLIIINSQQEQGVILHMDVWIGLTDSDHEGTWKWVDGTPLTTSFWRDGEPNNAGEEDCAHNVAGKNPIKSWNDALCSYKSFWVCEKEA